Proteins co-encoded in one Corynebacterium lujinxingii genomic window:
- a CDS encoding glycoside hydrolase family 3 N-terminal domain-containing protein — protein MRVRATAAATVLLMCAGLAACAPEETPAPETEVVTVTSTEGQPGQGFVDKQAAPQVLSPAQQRVPEDLRARVASLMVVGVSNYDQARFALDQGAGGLIIPSWADPKLLTEPGRNINALREQYDRPFSVSIDFEGGRVQRHTGVFGEFMSPRALAGTPPEVIRGTGWDIGRALREHGVNVDYAPLLDLDVTNLDIVGDRSFNGDPAEVVRVASLFSQGLIDANITPTFKHFPGHGRASGDTHLQLAVTPPLHEMRELDMRPYGPLLSKYPRASVMMGHMIVPGLGPDGVPSSMNPEAYRILREGDYPGGVPFNGVVVTDDLSGMRGILDYAPTRDAVARAIGSGADQALWSSGKDLPAIIDHIVWCVHNGYIPEERVTEAATRVQQMLIDDSL, from the coding sequence ATGCGGGTTCGAGCCACAGCGGCTGCCACTGTGCTGCTTATGTGCGCCGGCCTTGCCGCCTGCGCCCCGGAGGAAACACCGGCGCCGGAGACCGAAGTGGTGACGGTGACCTCGACGGAGGGGCAGCCGGGGCAGGGGTTCGTCGATAAGCAAGCAGCTCCCCAGGTGCTCAGCCCGGCGCAACAGCGCGTGCCGGAGGACCTGCGGGCGCGTGTGGCGTCGCTGATGGTCGTCGGCGTGTCCAACTACGACCAGGCGCGGTTCGCGCTCGACCAGGGCGCCGGCGGGCTGATCATTCCGAGCTGGGCGGACCCGAAGTTGCTCACGGAACCGGGCCGCAACATCAACGCGTTGCGCGAGCAGTACGACCGGCCGTTTTCCGTTTCCATCGACTTCGAGGGCGGCCGCGTGCAGCGCCACACTGGGGTGTTCGGCGAGTTCATGTCGCCGCGCGCGCTCGCTGGCACCCCGCCGGAGGTCATCCGCGGCACCGGCTGGGACATCGGCCGGGCGCTGCGCGAGCACGGGGTGAACGTGGACTACGCGCCGCTGCTTGACCTGGATGTGACCAACCTGGACATCGTCGGCGACCGCTCATTCAACGGCGATCCGGCCGAGGTCGTGCGAGTGGCGTCGCTGTTTTCGCAGGGGCTTATCGACGCCAACATCACCCCCACCTTCAAACACTTCCCGGGCCACGGCCGCGCCTCGGGAGATACCCACCTGCAACTTGCGGTCACCCCGCCGCTGCACGAGATGCGCGAGCTGGACATGCGTCCCTACGGTCCGCTGCTGTCGAAGTACCCGCGCGCCAGCGTGATGATGGGCCACATGATCGTGCCGGGCCTTGGTCCCGACGGCGTGCCGAGTTCCATGAACCCGGAGGCCTACCGCATCCTACGCGAGGGCGACTACCCCGGCGGCGTGCCGTTCAACGGCGTGGTGGTCACCGACGACCTGTCCGGCATGCGCGGCATCTTGGACTACGCGCCCACCCGCGACGCCGTCGCCCGCGCCATCGGATCCGGCGCCGACCAGGCGTTATGGTCCTCCGGCAAGGACCTGCCCGCGATCATCGACCACATCGTGTGGTGCGTGCACAACGGCTACATCCCCGAAGAGCGCGTCACCGAAGCCGCCACCCGCGTACAGCAAATGCTTATCGACGACAGCCTCTAG
- a CDS encoding DUF2613 domain-containing protein, translating to MSHRVNLLPEPLRQHAASPVVASAVVGIVLGVVGVLGIAAASGQSTVPEDTAVAADDAVLGGPEYGSRK from the coding sequence ATGTCCCATCGCGTGAACCTGCTGCCCGAGCCGCTGCGTCAACACGCTGCCTCGCCCGTGGTGGCCAGCGCCGTTGTCGGCATCGTCCTCGGCGTGGTCGGGGTGCTCGGCATCGCGGCGGCGTCGGGCCAGTCGACGGTGCCGGAGGATACTGCCGTCGCCGCCGACGACGCGGTGCTCGGCGGGCCGGAGTACGGCTCGCGGAAGTAG